Below is a genomic region from Desulfobacter sp..
ATCTCTGACCCCTTTTTTGGGATTTTCCCATGATGACCAATTGGGTTTTTTATCCTCTTGTCCCACCAATATCGGGACAGCCATGCGGGCAGGCGTGCATATCTGTCTTAAAAAACTTGAACAGCGGCCTAATCTCTTAAAGGAAATTGTATCCCGTCACCACCTCCAGGTCCGGGGAACCTTGGGGGAAAAGACAGCTGTGGATCAATCGATCTTTGATATTTCAAATGCCCGGCGCTTAGGCATCTCTGCCAATACCATTCTCCAGGACCTTCACGCAGGCGTTACGGCCATTCTCCAGACTGAAAAAAATCTTTAGCCCCCCCTTGTATCAAACCGGATAATGCCTAATTTTTAGTTAGTCCCAACCTACAAAGGAGGTGCCTATGAAAAAAATTTGGCTTCTTATATTATTCCCAGCATTGATTCTGATTCCGGGATTTTTGATTTTTGCCGATACTGGCTCCATCCCCAAATCCAAGGAGGACCCAATGAAAAATACTCAGATCGCCACCTTTGCCGGGGGATGTTTCTGGTGTGTGGAATCCGCATTTGAAGGACAGCCCGGTGTGTCAGATGTCATTTCAGGTTACATGGGCGGCCATGTGGAAAATCCCAGCTATGAGCAGGTTTCCCAGGGCATCACCGGCCATGCAGAAGCGGTCCGCGTCGTGTTTAATCCAGAAAAAATTTCCTATTGGGCATTGCTCAAACTTTTTTTCCAGCAAATTGACCCCACAGACGAGCTCGGCTCTTTTGTGGACAGGGGAAGCCAATACCGGCCGGCGATTTTCACCCACTCTCCTGAACAAAAAGAACTGGCATTAAAGATGATCGCTAAAATCAATTCAGCCAAAATCTTTGATTCGCCTGTGGCCACAGAGGTGACAGAGGCCTCGGTATTTTATCCGGCAGAAGATTACCACCAGGACTACCACAGCAAAAACCCCATCCGGTATAAGTTCTACAGGGCAGGTTCGGGCAGGG
It encodes:
- the msrB gene encoding peptide-methionine (R)-S-oxide reductase MsrB; protein product: MKKIWLLILFPALILIPGFLIFADTGSIPKSKEDPMKNTQIATFAGGCFWCVESAFEGQPGVSDVISGYMGGHVENPSYEQVSQGITGHAEAVRVVFNPEKISYWALLKLFFQQIDPTDELGSFVDRGSQYRPAIFTHSPEQKELALKMIAKINSAKIFDSPVATEVTEASVFYPAEDYHQDYHSKNPIRYKFYRAGSGRDKFIKNVWGKKTNINFFDALPVEQEVSGQSWERLKDRPIPSDEKLKQQLTPLQFKVTRENGTEPAFDNPYWDNKQQGIYVDIISGQPLFSSADKFDSGTGWPSFTRPINDLAIVEKQDRSFFMTRTEVRSKDADAHLGHLFDDGPAPTGQRYCINSAALVFIPRDQLEKRGYAHLIPLFE